The DNA segment TGGCGCAGCGGCCGGCGCGGCGATTGGCGCGATTGCCGGCGATGCAGGCAAGGGCGCCGCGATCGGGGCGGTCACCGGCACGGCCGCCGGCGGCGTGCGCCAGCGCCGCAAGAACGAGGCCGCGGCCGAGCAGCAGCAGGCGGGGCAGCAACAGGTCTCCCAGGAAATGGCGACATTCAACCGGGCGGTGGGGGCGTGCATGACCGGACGCGGATACACCGTTCAGTAGAGAACGCAGCAGATGTAGAAGAAGGGCGCGGTCAGCTGGGGATCCAGAGATGGCAACGAAACTGATTTCACCTCTGCGGATTGCAGCCGTCGGGCGCGTGCGCAGCCGCGCCTGGTTGCCGTTCGCGTTTGCCGGTGCAGCGTTGTTGCTGCTTGCCGCTTGCCACAAACCGGCGAACGAGTTGCCGCGTGCGACCACCGAGGTGACGGTCATGACCGTGTCGCAGCGCGACACCCCGGTCGACTTCGAATTCACCGCCCAGACGCAAAGCTCGCGCGAGGTCGAGATTCGTGCTCGCGTCGACGGCTTCCTGGACAAGCGCGTCTATACCGAGGGGCAACTGGTGCATGCCGGGCAGGTGCTCTTCGTGATGGACACCGCGCCGTTCGAAGCGGCGCTGCAGTCGGCCAAGGGCCAGCTTGCACAGCAGGAGGCCAGGCTCACCGTGACCAAGGCCAATCTTGCCCGCGTGATTCCGCTCGCCGCCCAGAACGCACTCAGCCAGAAGGATCTCGATAACGCAACGGGCAACGAGAAGGAGGCGGAGGCCGCCGTGATCGCGGCCAAGGGCCAGGTCCGGACCGCCGAGCTCAACCTGAGCTACACCACGATCAAGTCCCCGCTCACCGGCTTGTCGAGCTTTGCACGGCAGCAGGACGGCAGCTACGTGACCGCGGCGGCAACGGGCTTGCTGACCTATATCTACCAGCTTGACCCCATGTGGGTGAACTTCAGCATCTCCGAGAATGAGTTGCTGACCTACCGGGACCAGGTGGAGAAAGGCCAGTTGCGGTTTCCGGCGAATAACGATTTCGAGGTGGCGGTCGTGCTTGCCGACGGCAATGTGTTCCCGGGCCGCGGGCATATCAACTTCACCAACCCTGCGTTCAACACGCAGACCGGCACCTTCCTCGTGCGGGCCTCGTTCGCCAACCCGCAAGGCACCCTGCGCCCCGGACAGTTCGTGCGCGCGCGGGTTTCTGGCGCGGTGCGCCCGAATGCGGTTTTGGTGCCGCGCCGCGCGGTATTGCAGGGATCGAAAAGCCACTTCGTCTGGACCGTCGACAAGGATGCGAAAGGCCATCAGCGGGTGGTCGAAGTCGGAGAGTGGCACGGCGATGACTGGTTCATCACCGAGGGCCTCAAGCCCGGGGAGCGGATCGTCGTCGACGGCGCCATTCGCGTGGTTGCCGATACGCCGCTGAAGATCACCCAGGCGCCGGCCAAGAGTGCCGACGCCGCGCAGCCGCGCAGCGAAGCGCAGAGCCTCTCGCAGCGGCAGTCTGCCCCTGGCGCGACGAACTGACCGGGCAGGCCACATGAATATCTCCCACTTCTGCATTGAACGGCCGATCTTCGCGTCGGTCATCTCGATCGTGATCACGCTTGGCGGCGCGCTGGCCATGCTAAGCCTGCCCATCGCGCAGTATCCGGACATCACGCCACCGCAGATCACGATTTCGGCGACATACCCGGGCGCCACCGGCGACGTGGTCGCCAACAATGTCGCCGCGCCGATCGAGCAGCAGGTCAATGGCGCGGACAACATGATCTATATGAACTCATCGAGTTCATCGACCGGCAACTTCACGCTCAATGTCTTCTTCCAGATCGGCACCAACCCGGAGCTTGCGCAGGTCGATGTGCAGAACCGCGTGAACCTGGCGCTGCCGCAACTGCCGTCGTCGGTGCAGGCGCAGGGCATCCAGGTGCAGAAGAAATCATCGGCGTTCATGATGGTCATCGCCATCTATTCGCCCAACGATCGCTACGACTCGACCTACATCGCCAACTACGCCAATATCTACGTGCTCGATGCGCTCAAGCGCGTGCCCGGCGCGAACCAGTCCAGCATCTTCGGCAACCCGGACTACGCCATGCGCATCTGGCTCAAGCCTGACCGCATGGCGCAGCTCGGCATCACGGCCTCCGACGTGCAGAAGGCCGTCGCCAACCAGAACCAGCAGTTCGCGGTCGGCAGCATCGGCCAGTCGCCAACCGGCGCGGCGGTCGAGCAATCCTTTGCCGTCACCACCACCGGCCGCCTGAGCGATCCGGCCGAGTTCGAGAACATCATCCTGCGCGCGGCAAACGGTGAGGCGGCGATCGTGCGCCTCAAGGACATCGGCCGTGCCGAACTCGGCCGCAAGGACTACTCGATCCGCAGCAAGTTCCAGGGCAAGCCGGCAACGGTCATCGCCGTCTACCAGCAGCCGGGCGCCAATGCGCTCGACGTGTCGAACCAGGTGCGCAAGACGCTGGCGGAGATGAAGAAATCGTTTCCCGAAGGCCTTGAATACAGCATCGCGATGGACACGACCGAGTTCACGCGCGCGTCGATCTCGGACGTCATCCACACGTTCTTCGAAGCCCTCGTGCTGGTCGTGATCGTGGTCTTTGTCTTCCTGCAGAGCCTGCGTGCCACGTTGATCCCGGTGCTGGCGGTGCCGGTGTCGATCGTCGGCACGTTCATGGGCATGCTCTTGCTCGGATTCTCGATCAACATGCTGACGCTGTTCGGCATGGTGCTGGCCATCGGCATCGTGGTGGACGATGCCATTGTCGTGATCGAGAACGTCGAGCGAAACATGAACGTCCACAAGCTGAGCCCGAAGGATGCCGCCAAACGGGCCATGGACGAGGTCTCGGGGCCGGTGGTGGCGATCGTGCTGGTCATGTGCGCGGTGTTCGTGCCGGTCGCCTTCCTTGGCGGCATCACCGGGCAACTGTACAAGCAGTTCGCCATCACCATTGCCATCTCGGTGGTGTTCTCCGGGCTGGTCGCGCTGACCCTGTCGCCAGCGCTGGCGGCATTGTTGCTCAAGCCCGGGCACCACGAAAAGAAAGGCTTCTTCAAGTGGTTCGAAAATGCGTTCGCGCGGATGACCGCTGGCTATACGCGCATGGTGAAGCTGATCATCAAGCGCTTCGTGGTGGCGCTGCTGCTGTTCGCCGGCATGATCGTGCTTGCGGTGTTCATGATGCGCTCGATCCCGACCTCGTTCCTGCCGCCGGAGGACCAGGGTTACCTGCTCGGCGCGGTGATCATGCCGGACGCGGCCAGCCTGGATCGCACCGGCGCGGTTTCCCAGCATGTGACCGACTACTTCATGAAGCAGCCGGCGGTGAGCAGCGTCACGGTAGTCGACGGCTTCAGCTTGCTCGATAGCCAGAACAAGAACAACGCCGGGGCGTTCTTTATCGGCTTCAAGAGCTTCGACGAGCGCTATAAATTCGCCAATATCAAGACGCAGAACGCCCGTGCCGTGCTGATCGGTGCGTACGAGAACCTGTCCCAGGTCAAGGAGGGGATCATCCTGCCGGTCAATCCGCCGTCGATCCCGGGGCTCGGCACGACTGGCGGCACCGAGATGTGGATCCAGAGCAAGGGAGATGCCAGCATTCCCCAACTCGCGGGCGTGGTGAACGACTTCATGGCCAAGGCCAAGCTGCGGCCCGAGCTTGCTCGCGTGACCTCGACCTTCAATGCGGCGTCCCAGCAATTGCTGGTCAGCGTGGACCGCGACAAGGCGGAGACCCTGGGCGTGCCGATCGAGGAGGTGTACAGCGCCATGCAGACCATGTTCGGCTCGCTGTACGTGTCGCAGTTCAACCGCTCGAGCCGGCTGTGGCAGGTCATCCTGCAAGCGGAGCCTTCGTACCGGCTCAAGCCCGGGGACCTCGACCAGATCTTCGTGCGCAGCAGGACCAACAGCATGGTCCCGCTCAAGGCCGTGGTGAGCACCAAGTTCGTCACCGGTCCGGACCTGGTGACGCGCTTCAACAACTT comes from the Cupriavidus basilensis genome and includes:
- a CDS encoding efflux RND transporter periplasmic adaptor subunit, with amino-acid sequence MATKLISPLRIAAVGRVRSRAWLPFAFAGAALLLLAACHKPANELPRATTEVTVMTVSQRDTPVDFEFTAQTQSSREVEIRARVDGFLDKRVYTEGQLVHAGQVLFVMDTAPFEAALQSAKGQLAQQEARLTVTKANLARVIPLAAQNALSQKDLDNATGNEKEAEAAVIAAKGQVRTAELNLSYTTIKSPLTGLSSFARQQDGSYVTAAATGLLTYIYQLDPMWVNFSISENELLTYRDQVEKGQLRFPANNDFEVAVVLADGNVFPGRGHINFTNPAFNTQTGTFLVRASFANPQGTLRPGQFVRARVSGAVRPNAVLVPRRAVLQGSKSHFVWTVDKDAKGHQRVVEVGEWHGDDWFITEGLKPGERIVVDGAIRVVADTPLKITQAPAKSADAAQPRSEAQSLSQRQSAPGATN
- a CDS encoding efflux RND transporter permease subunit, whose translation is MNISHFCIERPIFASVISIVITLGGALAMLSLPIAQYPDITPPQITISATYPGATGDVVANNVAAPIEQQVNGADNMIYMNSSSSSTGNFTLNVFFQIGTNPELAQVDVQNRVNLALPQLPSSVQAQGIQVQKKSSAFMMVIAIYSPNDRYDSTYIANYANIYVLDALKRVPGANQSSIFGNPDYAMRIWLKPDRMAQLGITASDVQKAVANQNQQFAVGSIGQSPTGAAVEQSFAVTTTGRLSDPAEFENIILRAANGEAAIVRLKDIGRAELGRKDYSIRSKFQGKPATVIAVYQQPGANALDVSNQVRKTLAEMKKSFPEGLEYSIAMDTTEFTRASISDVIHTFFEALVLVVIVVFVFLQSLRATLIPVLAVPVSIVGTFMGMLLLGFSINMLTLFGMVLAIGIVVDDAIVVIENVERNMNVHKLSPKDAAKRAMDEVSGPVVAIVLVMCAVFVPVAFLGGITGQLYKQFAITIAISVVFSGLVALTLSPALAALLLKPGHHEKKGFFKWFENAFARMTAGYTRMVKLIIKRFVVALLLFAGMIVLAVFMMRSIPTSFLPPEDQGYLLGAVIMPDAASLDRTGAVSQHVTDYFMKQPAVSSVTVVDGFSLLDSQNKNNAGAFFIGFKSFDERYKFANIKTQNARAVLIGAYENLSQVKEGIILPVNPPSIPGLGTTGGTEMWIQSKGDASIPQLAGVVNDFMAKAKLRPELARVTSTFNAASQQLLVSVDRDKAETLGVPIEEVYSAMQTMFGSLYVSQFNRSSRLWQVILQAEPSYRLKPGDLDQIFVRSRTNSMVPLKAVVSTKFVTGPDLVTRFNNFPAVKITANAAPGYSSGQVLSTLESVADEVMPPDYGVGWSGEAYEARQAGSTSGLVFVFGLIMVFLILAAQYEKWSLPVGVLMAVPFALFGALLAILLRGLENDVYFQIGLTMLVALAAKNAILIFEFAVLNREAGASVYDSAVTAAAERLRPIVMTSLAFILGCVPLAIALGASANSRHSIGTGVIGGMLGATAIAVFFIPMFYYALESMSERSGGGKKTPGPQGGAPGAPPSGPTGVGPGTPAATPSARHEGD